The Candidatus Thiodiazotropha endoloripes genome has a window encoding:
- a CDS encoding 6-phosphofructokinase translates to MTKHIGILTSGGDSPGLNAAIRGVGKAALGAYDMEVIGIRDGFRGLVENRTMQLDRGELSGILTRGGTILGTSREKPHRMHFNGKRQDMTDVIVENYQAHHLDALVCIGGGGTQKNALQLVEKGLNVITLPKTIDNDVAHTDTTFGFDTALGIATDAIDRLHSTAHSHHRIIVVEIMGHRAGWLALGSGVAGGADVILLPEIPYDIESVAEAIRGRAAGGKPFSIVAVAEGALPRGVAEEVQDLRERKQKATDKKLRKQLKSELSEMESRYSNHTVTLSRELEELTGLESRVTILGYLQRGGTPSAADRLLATRLGTACVDLIAEERFGVMVASRGDQAVPVPLVDVAGYKKLVPPDHPWVISAKRVGTTFGDE, encoded by the coding sequence ATGACCAAGCATATCGGTATTCTGACCTCTGGCGGCGATAGTCCGGGATTGAACGCGGCAATCCGCGGTGTGGGTAAGGCAGCTCTGGGTGCGTACGATATGGAGGTGATCGGAATCCGGGACGGTTTCCGTGGTCTGGTGGAGAATCGCACCATGCAGCTCGATCGGGGTGAATTGTCCGGGATTCTGACCCGGGGTGGTACCATCCTCGGTACCAGCCGGGAAAAACCCCACCGGATGCATTTCAACGGCAAGCGTCAGGATATGACCGATGTGATCGTTGAAAACTATCAGGCCCACCATCTGGATGCTCTGGTCTGTATCGGCGGTGGTGGTACCCAGAAGAATGCCCTGCAGTTGGTGGAAAAGGGATTGAATGTCATCACCCTGCCAAAGACCATCGACAACGATGTGGCCCACACCGATACCACCTTCGGATTCGATACGGCGCTTGGCATCGCCACCGATGCCATCGATCGACTGCACAGCACCGCTCACAGCCACCACCGAATCATTGTGGTGGAGATCATGGGACATCGGGCCGGCTGGCTGGCGCTCGGATCAGGGGTGGCCGGCGGTGCGGATGTAATTCTGCTGCCGGAGATTCCCTATGACATCGAAAGTGTTGCCGAGGCGATCAGAGGTCGTGCCGCCGGCGGTAAGCCGTTCAGTATCGTCGCTGTGGCAGAGGGCGCACTTCCACGGGGGGTGGCCGAAGAGGTTCAGGATCTGAGGGAGAGAAAGCAAAAGGCCACAGACAAGAAACTGCGCAAACAGCTGAAGTCGGAGTTGAGCGAGATGGAATCTCGATATTCCAACCATACCGTAACCCTCTCCCGCGAGTTGGAGGAGCTGACCGGTCTGGAGTCACGAGTGACCATACTCGGCTATCTGCAACGGGGTGGAACACCCTCCGCCGCCGACCGGTTGCTGGCAACCCGCCTGGGTACTGCCTGTGTCGATCTGATTGCGGAGGAGCGGTTTGGGGTGATGGTTGCATCCCGAGGTGATCAGGCGGTTCCGGTGCCCCTGGTTGATGTGGCTGGATATAAAAAGCTGGTGCCCCCGGACCACCCCTGGGTGATCAGTGCCAAACGGGTGGGTACCACGTTTGGTGATGAGTAG